A portion of the Mangifera indica cultivar Alphonso unplaced genomic scaffold, CATAS_Mindica_2.1 Un_0012, whole genome shotgun sequence genome contains these proteins:
- the LOC123205678 gene encoding uncharacterized protein LOC123205678, which produces MAVSSLSYCWNTKMKILSPALKRIWKKWDIRVSVMLSLILQIVLIILGNRRKYNHKGWLKFVLWCVYLSADSIATASLGVISNNLSDLFEDNAGYIIDANVELTAFWAPFLLLHLGGPDTITSYALEDNELWLRHFLGLIVQTGVAIYVLSMAWTGSYLTFLYILMLIAGLIKYGERTSSLWKASSENLRKKFKHKNDEDQVGRRFLKQHGSKDEEGYFVGTDMITPFDFPVDLSRLCSSNVNNNSASDEDRLVIADSLRKVTMSLFLDTILTSTIKETTQYLFNNMSVENAFKIIEMETAFTFDLLYTKRYMQQ; this is translated from the exons ATGGCTGTTAGCAGTTTGTCGTATTGTTGGAACACAAAAATGAAGATACTTTCTCCAGCTTTGAAGAGAATTTGGAAAAAATGGGATATACGAGTTTCTGTTATGCTTAGCCTCATCCTTCAAATTGTACTCATCATTCTGGGTAATCGCAGAAAGTATAATCACAAGGGCTGGCTGAAATTTGTATTATGGTGTGTCTACTTATCTGCAGACTCCATAGCAACTGCTTCCCTTGGTGTCATCTCAAATAACCTTTCGGATTTATTTGAAGATAATGCTGGATACATCATCGATGCCAACGTTGAGTTAACTGCATTTTGGGCaccatttcttcttctccatttgGGTGGCCCTGACACCATCACTTCTTATGCTCTTGAAGACAATGAGCTTTGGCTCAGGCACTTCCTTGGACTAATTGTCCAAACAGGAGTCGCTATTTATGTGCTCTCCATGGCTTGGACAGGCTCTTATCTTACATTTCTCTACATCCTAATGTTGATTGCAGGGCTAATTAAGTATGGAGAACGCACTTCGTCGCTTTGGAAAGCTAGCAGTGAGAATCTTAGAAagaaatttaaacacaaaaatgatgaagatcAGGTGGGTCGAAGATTTCTTAAGCAGCATGGAAGTAAGGATGAAGAAGGGTACTTTGTGGGAACAGACATGATTACACCATTTGATTTTCCAGTGGATCTCTCTCGGCTTTGCAGCAGCAACGTTAACAATAATTCTGCTTCTGATGAAGATCGATTAGTTATCGCAGACTCACTGCGGAAAGTAACTATGAGTCTTTTCTTAGATACAATTCTTACCTCCACAATCAAAGAGACCACTCAGTATCTTTTCAATAACATGTCTGTTGAAAATGCTTTCAAAATCATTGAAATGGAAACTGCATTTACGTTTGACTTGCTTTACACCAAG AGATATATGCAGCAATAG
- the LOC123205687 gene encoding uncharacterized protein LOC123205687 gives MAQYSLLNFSLKEKTHWFLNFLKRLHCLDILKYFNKDKWLEENLHVAYKEVPEESKKLIFKSIKDKAAKRTRGTKNPISDDPAAIEEAAPTGTTQVEEPTSSRYSEGIPDFGEDLSKRILFWHFITELSYYVDNSYIKDHRECNGKLMKKISRYMMYLLVSHPSLLSVGITTISFEDEANTLADTFQKFRSQGTKGRLATCEYLDEHGFGDNKKGVLVDAHSFMRKMTERNKKWKEIGRNWLELLAYAASKCKGSLHAQNLRFGGELLTHVWLLMAQFGLTEHFQTSEKPHIARLVSQ, from the exons ATGGCTCAGTACAGTCTGCTTAACTTCTCCTTGAAAGAAAAAACCCATTGGTTTCTCAACTTCTTAAAGAGACTGCACTGCCTCGATATCTTAAAGTACTTCAACAAGGATAAATGGCTAGAAGAAAATTTGCATGTGGCTTATAAGGAAGTTCCAGAAGAGTCTAAGAAGTTGATCTTTAAGAGTATAAAGGACAAAGCTGCAAAACGGACACGTGGCACCAAAAATCCAATATCTGATGACCCTGCAGCAATTGAGGAAGCTGCACCAACCGGCACTACCCAAGTTGAAGAACCTACAAGCAGTAGATATTCTGAAGGAATTCCAGATTTTGGAGAAGATCTTTCCAAGCGCATTCTATTTTGGCATTTTATTACAGAACTTTCATACTATGTTGATAATAGCTATATTAAAGACCATCGAGAGTGTAATGgtaaattaatgaagaaaatttcTAGATATATGATGTATCTCTTGGTTAGTCATCCTTCTCTGTTATCGGTCGGAATTACAACAATTAGCTTTGAAGATGAGGCTAATACATTGGCGGATACTTTCCAAAAGTTTCGATCCCAAGGGACTAAAGGAAGACTCGCGACCTGCGAATATTTGGATGAGCATGGATTTGGCGACAATAAGAAAGGAGTTTTAGTGGATGCACATTCCTTCATGAGGAAAATGACCGAACGAAATAAg AAATGGAAGGAAATTGGTCGCAATTGGCTGGAATTGCTGGCGTATGCAGCATCCAAGTGCAAAGGAAGCCTTCATGCTCAAAATCTGAGATTTGGTGGAGAGTTACTTACTCATGTATGGCTTCTCATGGCACAGTTTGGCTTAACGGAGCACTTTCAGACTTCAGAGAAACCTCATATAGCAAGGCTGGTCTCACAATAG